The Thermotoga sp. Ku-13t DNA segment AAGCCTGAATTTTCCAGGGGATGAAACAATTTTCATAGTTCCGGCAGATCACCATATACCAGACACAGAAAAATTCTGGCAGACTGTTGAAAAGACTCAAAAGTTTGTTGAAAATCACGAAGGTATAATCACCTTCGGAATAAGTCCGTCAAGACCCGAGACTGGTTATGGCTATATAGAAATAGAGAAGCAGATCGAGCAAGATGTGTTTTCTGTGAAGATGTTCAGAGAAAAGCCAAACTACGAAACGGCTGTGGAGTATATAAACTCGAGGAAGTTCTTTTGGAACAGCGGCATGTTCATGTACAAAAACAGTTATTTCATAAATCAAATGAAAAAACATGCACCGCAGGTAATTGTGCCATTTTTGCAGCAGACAGATATTGAAAGTATCTATCAAAAATTGCCATCTATGCTTTGATGGAAAAAGCAGACAAAATATACATGGTAAAAGGTGATTTCACGTGGTCTGATGTGGGAAATTTTAAATCGTTGAAGGACCTTGGAATAGAAAACTCACCTGGCACAGTGTTGATAGACAGCAATGCGTTTGTGAAAACCACAAAGCCGACAGTAGTGATTGGCGTGAAAGACATAATCGTCGTTGAAACAGAAAACGGCATACTGATCGCCGATGAAAAACAGCTTGAAAGAATAAAAGAGGGTTTGGAAAAATTGAATAAAGGTATAGGAGGAAAGATAAGTTGAGGAAAGTTCTTCAAATTATCACCCGCTCAGACTGGGCAGGCGCTCAAAAAGTCATGTACAACATAGTATACGGTCTAAAAAAATACTATAGCGAAGAATTCGAAGTAGAAGTTGCTTTTGGCAAGGAAAATGGAATGTTAATTGCTGAACTTGAAAAAATAGGCATTAAATACCACATCATAAACGATTTAGTTAGGGAAGTTTCCCCCATAAAAGACTTTAAAGCATACCTTCAAATAAAAAGCCTTATAAAGCAAAACAGATACGATGTAGTTCATACTCACTCATCAAAGGCAGGTATATTAGGTAGAATTGCGGCAAAAAGAGCAGGGGTAAAAAAAGTTATACATACATACCATGGCTTTTGGGGCATAGAGCAATACACCGGCATAAAAAGAGCGTTACTCATCTTAGCTGAGAGAATTGCAGCAAAATATGCAGATTATCTGGTTCTCTTATGCAAGCGCGACTTGGAAAAAGCCAAGAAATGGAAAATAGGTCAAGAGAGTCAATACAAGATAATACACAATGCCATAATTCCTGAAGAACGAATAGAGCGAGGATTATTGAGAAAAGAATTGAACATTCCTGACAATATAAAAATAGTAGGCAACGTAGCACGGCTTGATCGTCAAAAAAATCCAATGAGATTTCTAAGAATAGCGGAGGAAGTCGTAAAGCAAAGAGACGATGTTGTTTTTGTTTGGATAGGTGGCAGTGTAGTTGAAGATGAATACGGTGCAGAGGTTCAAAAGTATCTTCAAGAGCATGAATCGTTGAAAGATAAGGCTTACATTCTATCATTTAGAAAGGATGCCAACAAACTGATGGCAGATTTTGATGTGTTTTTGCTAACATCAGACTCGGAAGGAGCGCCATTAGTTGTGCTTGAGGCGCAAAGTCTGGGAATACCCGTAGTGAGCACCGATGTTGGGTGTGTGGGAGAGATGATTGGAAACCAGAACGTTACTTCAGATGTGAACAAATTAAAGCATCTTTTGTTAACCATTTTAGAAAAAGGAAAGTTCAATAACTACGTTCTTCAAAGCTATGAGGACTTTGTAGCTTTGCATGTTGATATATACAAAGGGGATAGATGATGCGAACTGTGCAACATTCGGTTGGGTGGCGCTACAGATTTTTTGAAATCTTTACATGTGTGTACATTTTTCTCTCTGGTTTTGTGTTTATAGAACCTTCACCAGCCGAGTTTTGGTTTATCCTAGCAGTCCCTATCTTCCTGATTGGTTTCAAAACGACACACAAAATTTTAGCACTATTCGCTTTAATTTTTTTGCCAATGCTGGTATCAACATATGTTGGTGTAGCGCAATCTGGACTGTTTAACCAAAGGTTCTTCATGATTGATATTTACCTGTTTTTGCTATTTTTTCTTTTGTCCTCATACATGCATACGATAAGCAAAAGTGCTGACTTTGACTCATACTTAGACACACTAATGAGATTTTGGAGCATAGCAGGTGCAATAAACGTGTTGGCTGGCCTTTTCGCGTATGCTACGGGAAAAACTACGCTCTTTGGCGCCAATGTTATACGTTTCGGAGTGAGACTGACCGGTTTCTTCAAAGATCCAAATGTATTGGGACCTTTTTTGGTACCTATCGCTGTTTACTTCCTGATGCGTTTTATTGAAAGAAAGGGAAAGGCATATTTGAATCTCTTACTATTTTTCTTCTTCAGCTATGGAGTACTTCTAACCTTTTCACGTGCTGCTTGGCTTAATTACTTTACTGCAGTAATCATACTTAATCTGGCTAGTGTCACGACTAAAAAGAAGAAAACCAGGCTTCAAGTCATTGCTCTGTTGCTTTTTATTTCAGTGATGTCAATATTCTTCTGGGAGTTAGCCGGGAATATTGAAATTTTCAACACTAATCTAAGGGAATTTATATTAGCAAGAGCAAGGTTTCAAGGATATGACGAACAGCGCTTTGAAGCACAAAGTGAGTTTGTAAATATTCTGACAAGGAGCAACATATTTTTCGGAGCAGGCCCTGGTAACTATGAGGCTTTCACAGCTTATTCAACCCATTCTCTACTTGTCAGGTACATCGGAGAGAGGGGAATTTTCGGTTTCTGCACGTTTTTGGTATTTTTGCTTACTGTTGCATTTAAGACCAGCAAATCTAAACATAGGAACTTTCTCATCCCTGTCATCTTAGGTCAACTGGCCAATTCTTTTTTCATTGACAGCTTACATTGGAGGCACTTATGGATACTACTAGTTTTAAGCCTGTTTTAAGAAAATCGAATTTGAAGATCAAGAAATTAGTTTGGGGCAAGCAATCTAAAGGCCGTAACCTAAATATGGGAGGTATTTTTCATGAGGAAAATTCATGTTTGGCTAGTAGATAAATATTTTCTTCCACCACCAATTCCCACAAAAAACAGATATAAGATCTTGCTGGATATGGAGCATGTTACGCTTTTGGTGTTTTCGTCTCGATTTTCAGAATATGATAAAACTAAGAAAGTTGAAACAAAGGTTCTACAGAAAAATTATAAGAACGCTTCATGGGTATTCATACCCACCATAGGTATTTCAAGGGCAACTCTTTACATCAGTTTTGCGTTTCTCTTATTTGTAATTGCTCTGACACTTTTGTTGAAAAATAAGTTAAAGAAACCTGACTTAATAATTGCTTCCTGTCCGGACCCTTTTCAATCTTTTGCAGCGTTTCTTGTCTCTAAGATCATTAAAGTCCCTTTTGTCGTTGATTTCAGAGATTACTGGCCTGAACTACTCGAAGATAAGGGGGTTATAAAACGGGATAGCATTTCATATAAGTCTCTCTTTCTTTTGACAAGAATCTTAGCAAAGTTCTCGAACGGTATAATGGCTGCAGAGGACACCTATTTAAAGCAGTATCTGCTTACCAGAAGGGTGTCAATAGATAAGCCTATATTCGTTCGAGATAACCTTTTTCTGGATGATCTGGATGATGATGGAGAGACCGACATTCTTCTACCAGAGAAAGAAGAGATAGAAAAGATTCTTGGGGGTATTGAGAGACTTAGGGCGAATAAAAGATTTGTGCTACTGCTGGTAGGAAGACAAAATATTAAGGATGAAAACATTGAGCGCATTCAAAAAGCATTGGAAATAATTAACCAGAAAGCTGGACTCATAGCTTTGTCTAATGATGAAAAGCTTAAGAAGCTAAGAATTTCCTGCAAAGACTTGTTTATTGAGATATATGACATGTTGAGTAGACAAAATTACGTTAGGATAATTAACAACGTTGATGCCATGCTGCTTTTTGTCACAGACAAAAGGACAAAGTTCTCATCTAACAAAGCATTTGATGCTATCTGCAACGGAAAACCAGTCTTAATTGGCCTTGAAAAGGCTAAACGAAAATCGGAATCTCTGGTAGAGATACCTGGCGTGATACTATTCGATTTGGATTCACCAGAAGAAATTAGTAGCTCTCTCGAAAGACTGTCGGAGCTTGTTAACGACCTTCAAGTGAAGGAAAGACTCAAGAGCTTTTGTAGAAGCACTTTTGTATATCAAAAGAAAACATTCTTTGAGTTTTTGAAGACAGTCTCGTGCAATGCTGACAAAGTGAAATAAGTGATTAAAAACAAAACTGTATTATAAAGTGTCCAGAAACATGGATCTTTTATGAGTTTGACTTTTAGCAAGCGGTCAATAATGAAATCAACGAAATCTTTCGAAAGAGCAGATCGCTTCAAGAAGACCACATTAAGGAATCGGATTTTTGAAAGTGAGCTTTTGTTTAGGACTTTAAAGCTCTTTTGACGCTTAATTATAACAAACGATATAATTAAAAAGTGAATGATTTCGAAAAATAAACAGAGCCACCATAGACAGTCGAAGAAGGTAGAAAAAGAATAAGAAGGTTTTTCAATAGATAGTAAGTACTGAGTAAGCTTGATAGCGACTACAAGAAGTTAGTTGAAGGGTTTTTGTAGATTGAGAATTTTCGTACCACCGTTTGGAAATAAAATTTATAGGGGCATACTTCAGCAGCATAGACTGATTTCAAAAAACTCCACTCTTATTGAGTAGACTAATGTCAAGTAACAAGGATAAAGCTTCATGGTGAAGTGACTGGAAAGATACTTATGAATTCTAGAAATTGTGCTGAAAGAAAAGCCGGATATAATAAATATTAGTTTACGGACACACAAATACCACACTCGCTGGGGCATTAGTTGGTGCAAAATTAAAAATTCCGATTGCACACGTTGAAGCAGGTGTCAGGCAAGAGCTGAAGGACATGCCAGAGGAAATCAACAGAATACTTACTGATCACGTGTCAACTCTTTTATTCTGTCCTTCTCAACTTGCTGTTGAGAACTTGAAAAAGGAAGGAATAACAAAAGACGTTCACTTTGTTGGAGATGTCATGTACGATTTGTATCTGAAGATGGAGAGTTACTTCAGGTACGATGTGTATGAAAAACTTGGTCTTAAAGAAAACGAGTACATCGTTATGACACTACACAGAGATTTCAATGTTGACAATAAAGAGAAATTGCAAAAGATACTGACCCAAGTACAAAAAATTTCAAAGCAGACACCGATAGTATTTCCGATCCATCCACGAACAATAAAAAGAATACAAGAATACGAGCTTGAAAAATACCTAACCCACGTGATAGTTACAGAACCTGTGGATTATCTGAATCTCATGGGATTAGTGAAGAAGAGCTGGAAGGTAATAACAGACAGCGGGGGGTTACAGAAAGAAGCGTACTTTGCGAAAAAGCGAGCGATAGTAGTTATGCCAGACACAGGTTGGAGAGAACTTATTGAAGTAGGATGGAATAAACTTGCAAATGAGGACGACTTGCATGAAAAGGTATTTGAGGATGATGAAACCGTGTACCCAACAAACCTGTACGGTTCGGGAGATGCTGGGCAAAGGTGCGTGATTTTGAGTTTAAGCTTCGTTGAGCAATGCAAGCGGAAATGAAGGCCGAAAGTTACATTTAAAAGTCATATCTGGAGGTGAGTTGTGGTGAATGGTCATAATTTGAACGAGGCATTTTTTCTTAAATCAATTGAGAATTATGTTTCGAGCTTTCTGACAAGCACTCTTGACAGCGATATTTTTGTTGAAGTAAAAGGAAATGAGTATGTTGTAAACGATAGGCTATCATTTCCGATAATCCATTCTGGTCCGCAAACAAAGAAAGATTGCTGAATGATTTTTCGGATTTTTCTTTCAAAGGAGACTATGTAGGAACAATGTTCTTCTTTCTTTCAGGATATTGGGAACACATGAATCCAATGGTAAAGGATCCGTATGGACGCTTTCCAGGTCGGGAAAGCTTTCAGTATAAATGTGGAATCCTGGAAAGGCCTGTAGCAGCTAATTAATCATTAGTATGTAATTTTATAAAAGTTCCAAAAGTGTACGGTACATGCTAAATCGTTATACAAATGCAAATGAGGTACACGCATCGAAATCTTAAGTAACATGAGGTGGTTTACTCTTGATAGAATACGTAAAAAAGTTTGGGTCATATTCTTTCGGAACCTGGGTGGCGGGAGTGATAAGTTTCCTTTCCGTGCCACTTTTGACATATTGGATTGTTCCTGAAGAATTCGGAAAAGCCTCCATGTTCACACTAATTTACAACATTGTTTATCTCGTTTCTCTATTAGGTTTGGATGAAAGCTACATGCGGTATTACAATGTTCCTGAGATCAAACGAGAACAGCTCTTTTGGGATTGCTTAGTTCCATCAGCCACTATATCGCTTTTATTTAGCTTTTAATTTTATTCAGTAGATACATAATCTTCTTGGTGTTGAACACCTCAAATCGGTATATCGCATTCTTACTTTCAGTCAGTGTTATTACAGGTGTAGTTCAAAGATACAACCAACTTTCAATCAGAATGCAGAAAAAGGGATTTGCATATTCATTTCTGGAGATAAGTAGTAAAGTTTCTAACGTTCTGGCAACATTATTTTTAGCAATCTTCGTTACAAGAAGTTTTTACGCAGTTGTATGGGGACAAATTATTGGAAACCTCTCAGTACTTATTCTTGGTTTTGCAATTGACAAACAAAATAGGCGTTTCTACTTACCCAGTATAAAGCTTATAAATGAATATCTCAAATATGGATTACCAATGATACCTTCGGTACTGCTTTATTGGGCTCTCTCTTCAGTTGACAGGATAGTTTTAAGGCGATTTTCTACATTTTCCGAGATTGGACTGTATAGTGCTGCTTTCAAGGTTAATATAATATTCTCAATTTTTACGACAGGTTTCTTGGCTTATTGGAAACCGCTTGCCTTTGAGAAAAATGAAAAAGATAGAAACAAACAATTTTTTAAACGGGCAACTTCTTTGGTTAACTTTATCATGTTTTTCATTGGTATGTTTGCTCTGATGCTCAAAGATGTTATTGTACTCATTATGGACAAAAGCTATCGGAATGTTACCTATATCATGCCGTTTCTTATACTAATTCCGATCATGACAATAATCTCTGAAACGACCGTTATGGGAATTTATTTCCAAAAAAAGACATATTGGCATATAGCCATTGCTTCCATCTCAGTAGTTTTGAACTACTTAGGCAATCTTGTGCTTGTACCTTCTTTGGGTGCCAGAGGGGCCGCTATTTCAACTGGTCTGTCGTATGTTTTTCTTATGGTTTTAAGGACTTATATATCAAAGAGGATATATCCTGTTGAATACGAGTTCGGAAAGCTAATTTCGGGAACTTTAGTCACGATAGTGGTAGCTTTTGTTTACACTTTTTCGTACTATTTGGCAGGTTTTTTGGCCTCTCTAATCGGTATCGGAGTACTTGTTTTTTTATACGGTAATGAATTTAGACTAGTCGTGTCAGTTTTGAAAGATGTAAGAAATCGTTTTGCAGGAAATAAAGTAAAAAATAACTAGAATGCAAAAACTCAGGTAATCTCGCAAGCTATATGGATCAGCTAATAGTTTATCATCACCTGAAAGGCTCCCTTTTTATCCTTCCTCCCCAAATTCAGAGCAAAACAATTCATTCACCTGTGCATCATCAGGTGATATGTAGTCAAATCTTAGTGGTGTGAATGGCGCATCTGTGATGTTTGAATGTTTTTAAGCCCGTCATGAGAATGTACCAAACAGTCTGCTGAAGGTCTTGGGATAAGTAAAGGTCAGCTTTGTTGGTTCCAAAAGTACTTTGTACATCTATCGACAAGATGATCGCAGTTAGTTTTTTTTCGTACCATACAAAAATACCCTTGACAGCTTGTAGATATGCGCCGTATATTCTGTTCAATTCATTACTAATGTGTACTTCTACACCGGGAATTACCCTTTTTGTGACGGGAGATTTATAGTTTTCAGTGTCTTAGTTTTTGTTTGAAGACAAAATTCGGTATAAGCTATTAAATTGAGGAAAGGCACATAAAAAAAGCCCCCTTGAAGGGGGCTTTTGTCTAAATCTTCATTCACATGCATACTGTTCCAAGATATCTTCCTCTAATAAATGCAACTCTACCTTTCTGTCTTTCAAAAACGTGAATGGGCTGTTTGTACTCCAAGGTGCATATTCTCCATTCATCATAGATCTCAATTTGTACCTGAGCACTTTTTCCAAATAACCCTCAAAAGATCCTTTTTCTGGCTGCCAGATGTTGTATGCATAGATGGACAAATACTGTATCGTTTGGTATAGATCATTCCATGAATCGATCTTGTAGCAGTACTTTTCCCAGAACTCTTTACAGATCTTTTTCAGTAAGGGTTGGTATCTTTCAAAATACTCTTCAAAAGAGGAGGGGTGATCCCTCCTCTTTTTCACGCTGCCTGCTTTTTCCATAGAGTCTGGTTTAGAAAATCCACTAAATTGTCGATCATGAAATCAAGAACATAATCAAGAACGATATCTGGTATAGGCAGCCTTATGTCAAAATCGTCCAGAAAATCAAAAACCATCTTTTTTACTTCCTCTTTCTTGTTCACTCCATCTTTTGGCCTTTCTACAAGAAAGACGCCCAAAGACACAATTTTCCCTATAATTTGAAAAGTCTCAAACAAGTTCATTCAATCACTTCCTACAGAAGATTGAAAAACTCGTTAGTAGTTGTTTCTACTATCGCTGCTCTGTCTTTTGTGTAAGTGCTTGGTACTACTCCAAGGCTTATGAGTGTGTCCATTGCGTCTGAAACTTGCTGGCTTGTTAGATCTTCTTTTGGTGATTGAATGGTTATCCTTCTTCTTTTACCTTCCACTTGATCTACAAGATCAAGAAACAGTCTTTTCACTCTTCACACCTCCTCACATCACTTGTGTGGTGACTATCAAATAAACTTCTTGAACAGTATAATTTGTGAGACTACCTAAGAGCTGGGAGATCTGCAAAGCTTTTGTAGAATCCACAGAATCTTCTACATCGATGTTGTTCCTGCGCACGATAGCACGACCGGTTTCAGACAGTTCACCAGTGTTGTAGACAATCCTCAGTTGCTTCACCATAACACCTCCTATGTTTTTTGGGAGTACCCGGGTTTTGTCTCCCAATATATAGTATACGAAAGTATACAAACTGTAGAATACCCCTTATTTTGAATTGAACACTGAAAGAAACATTTTTCTGAAATAAACCCTTTATCTATGCTTGTTCTAAGACTTAGTTGAGGCTAATGAAGGCCATGATGTGATTGTCCTTTATTCATAACTATTTCAGCAACTGTACCAAATCAGTTAAAAGGATATGTTGTTGAAGACACACTGTTGTCTGTAGTACCACAGACCAAAAGCCCTATACTTGAAGTTATATGTAATAAGATTCCTTTAGCAGATTGCATCAAACGCATAAAGGCTGTACAATGGAGATGTAGTTGGCGTGATAGAATTCTTTTGGCAAATCACACGAAAATGTTTGGTTTTGGAGGTAAAGATGAAAGTTTTGGTCATTACCAATCTTGCACCAACCAAGGAAAATCCCATGTCTGGGATATTCGTGGTGAAAAGGCTTCAACAGTATGCAAAGTTTTGTGTTGATTATCTTGCAATCTCGCTGGGCTTTGAAGAACGCTGGGATGTAAGGCTTTTAAAAAAACTTCTGCGAAAGAGTTCGTATACACGTTTAGATCGATTGCTAAATGTGAAGTTTGAACCTATTTTGATTCCATGGAACCTTGCAAAGCTGCTTTTGCACAGAACACATCTAATCGATAATGCAAAGCTAACACAAGAGTATGCGCACAGAATAGAGTTCAAGCTGAGTGACTTTCAATTTGATCTGATACACGCTCATGGTATGTATGAAATTCCTGCAGCAGAGATCGCGTATTTTTTGGCAAGAAAACATGATAAACCCTTTGTGGTAAGCCTACATGGGAGCGATGTGAACCTGCTCATGCCAAAGAGAAAACAAAGGTATATCGAAATCCTTGAGAGTGCTTCAAAGTGCATCTTTGTGAGCAATAAACTTCTTGAGACTGCGAAATCTTTTGGTTACTCTGGAAAGAACGCGGTTGTTATACCGAACGGATACGATCCAGAAATATTCAAACCGATGGACAAAAACAAAGTGAGGAAAGAGCTGGGAATACACAAAGACAATTATAAATACGTAGGCTTTGTGGGAAATCTCATATCCATAAAGAGGGCAGATAAGTTAGAGAAGATCTTCAATCTTATTGCAAAAGAGATTCCAGAGACGTTCTTCATCGTGGTTGGAGACGGACCGTTGAGGGAAAAAATCAAAAAAGAAACAAAAGGCTTGAACATCATCTTCACAGGAAGACTTCCACAGAAAGATGTGGCAAAATATATGAATGCAATGGACGTGATGGTACTACCAAGCAGAAATGAAGGCTTTGGTTGTGTTGTCCTTGAAGCCCAGGCTTGTGGAACGTGTGTGATAGGAAGCAGCAATGGAGGAATTCCAGAGGCGATAGGGTTTGAAGAATATGTGGTTGAGGAAGGGGACAATTTTGAAGAAAGATTTGCACAAAGGGTGGTAGAAGTTTTGAAAAAAGGTTACAATGCAGCCAAGCTTATAGCAAGAGCACAGGAATATACTTGGAGAAGAATCGTGGAAATGGAGATAGATGTTTATAGAGAAGTTTGGAGTAGGAAAATATAACGTAGGAATGTCATTTGGGGGAACTACTTAGCGACTTTTTCTTACAAAAGTTGTTTTGTTTAAAAACGTCCTCAGAGAAACTAACTGTAGGCATTCAACATTTAGAATCTAAGGAGGCAGAACAGATGCCAGGATTTGTGTTAGAAATTGGAAGTGAACCACTTAAAAATTTTTCTGAAGAGAAGAGAAAGCATTTGTTAGTAGAATCGATTGAAGGTAAAAATTACTATGTTCAAAGAAGAACAATAAGGAAATTTTTGGGCGACAAACCGTTTGTTAAAACGGAAGATTTCGTAATTGTAATCGATGGAGTGGTTCTGAACAAGAATGAGCTGCTCAGTAAATACGTGTCGGAAGATTTTGCACGCGTAATCATAGACATGTATAAGCAGAACGGCGAAAACTTTTTCAAGGAGTTCAAGGGGAGTTTTTCTGGTGCTCTGTATGACATGAGGAATGACAAATGGATTATATGGACCAACCATTACGGAGATAAGCAAGTCTTCTATTACAAGAACAAGGGACGTTTGTTGGTAGCTTCCGAAATAAATTTCATTGTTGATTATTTAAGAAACAATAAGCTGAATTACTCGCTCAACAAGCTCGGTGCGTACTGTCTACTAACGTTTGGATACATGCTCGAAGACAATACGCTCTTCAACGAAATAAGAAAATTGAAAGCAGGCCATTACATGGTATACAAGGACGGGAATTTGGAAATCAAGCAGTATTACAAATTGGATAATACTCCAGACAAGTCACTTACAGAAGATGAAATAATAGATGGGATTGAAAAACTTTTCAGAAATGCCGTTAAGCTTGAGTACGAGAAAGACAGAGAGTATGGTTATAGGCACATCGCAAGCCTGAGTGGTGGACTAGACTCAAGAATGAGCCTTTATATCGCGCATGAACTTGGATTCAAAGACATCCTAATATACTGCTTTTCACAATCAAACTACTTGGATGAGCAGATATCAAAGAGGATAGCTTCTGACTTGGGTTACGAATACATCTTCAAGGCTCTTGACAACGGGATTTACTTGAAAAACCTAGAAGAAGTTGTCGCAATCAATTTTGGGAATTGCATTTATTCTGGACATTCCCATGTGAAAAATTTTGTTGACCTATTAAATTGGGATAGATTTGGCATTTTGCACACAGGACAATTGGGAGATGTTGTAGTAGGAACGTACCTCACAAAGAAAAAATCCGACCCCTTCTCAATAGCATACTCTAAAAAATTAATTGGTAAAGTAGAGAGCTTAGTCGTGGGGACGGTCAATGAGTATGAAAACGAGGAACTGTTTAAGTTTTGTACGAGAGGATTTAATGGAATTTTACAGGGGAACCTACCAGCACAAGAATACACGGAAGTAGCGTCACCGTTTTTGGATCATGAGTTTTTGAGCTTTGCCATGAAAATACCCATAGAGTTAAGAAAAGATCACTACATCTACTTTAAATGGATACTTAAAAACCGTAGAGAAGCTGCAAAATATAAATGGGAAAAAATAAAAGCAAAGATAACTACCCCAAAGATAAAGCTCTTTGGAAGGATTGTTCCAGTTAATAGATTACCTAACTTGGTAATTAGGGTTTTACTGAATAGAAGGCACTCGATGAAGACAAAATTTCACATGAACCCGCTTGACTACTGGTACGAAACAAGCCATGAGTTAAGAAATTTTTTAGATGAGCATTTCAAGAGACTTATTAACTATTTTGAAGAAGACAAGGAGCTAAGGCAGGATTTAATCAATCTTTATACAAATGGTGATACAGTAGAAAAGACGCAAACACTTACATTTTTAGAGGCATACAGAAGATATTTCTTAGGAATTGAGGATGGCGATGAATTATAATCAACAAGAGAGAGGTAGAGTTTCTACTAAAGAATGGCTTTTTCCACATTTTTTCTTCCCAAGTGATTAACAAAATAGCGCAATTTGCGCTTTCTGTCGTTGTTGTTAGGTTCCTTTCAAAATCTGACTATGGTGCTTGGGCTTATGCAAGTAACATTCTGAGTTTTTTCCTTCTCATGAGCGGTATAGGTGTAAATTCTGGTTTACTTCAATACGCAAGTAGCAGTAAAAATTTAGATGAGAAACTGTCGTATTTTAAATACTCACTAAAAGTGGGGGGGGTTGTCAATTCGCTGATTGCCCTTGTTACATTTCTTGTAGCTCTTTTTGTTAAACTTCCGGTCGAAGGATCAAACGAGGTTTTAAGATATTTAGCACTCTTTCCAGTAACAAGCATTTTATTTGAGCTCATACAAATATTTCTTAGAGCTGATCTCAAGAACAAACAATTTTCCCTTCTTACGAATATAAATACTTCTGCGTATTTTCTGTTCACACTTATTCTGGGGTATTTCTTTTCATTAAACGGAATAGTTTTGTCAAGATACCTGTCTTATATAGTCTCTATAATATTTGGGCTATACTTTTCAAAGTATTGCTGGCAATCCTTTGGCAAAGTTCAGGAAATAAAAGCTCCTAAAAGAAAAGAATTTCTAACCTTCTCGTTTGTCAGTGCGCTCACAAATTCTATTTCGTCTATTTTGTACCTTATCGATACTTTAATTGTTGGTATGATTATACGATCTAATGTTGCAGTTGCTGCTTACAAGACCGCAACTTTAGTA contains these protein-coding regions:
- a CDS encoding mannose-1-phosphate guanylyltransferase, whose protein sequence is MKTVILAGGSGDRFWLLSTAQVPKQFLKLFAEKTLLRQTFERLSFKVNIDDIYIVTNKIYEQATYSELPEMPKKNILLEPSKKNTAPACTFASLNFPGDETIFIVPADHHIPDTEKFWQTVEKTQKFVENHEGIITFGISPSRPETGYGYIEIEKQIEQDVFSVKMFREKPNYETAVEYINSRKFFWNSGMFMYKNSYFINQMKKHAPQVIVPFLQQTDIESIYQKLPSML
- a CDS encoding glycosyltransferase, giving the protein MRKVLQIITRSDWAGAQKVMYNIVYGLKKYYSEEFEVEVAFGKENGMLIAELEKIGIKYHIINDLVREVSPIKDFKAYLQIKSLIKQNRYDVVHTHSSKAGILGRIAAKRAGVKKVIHTYHGFWGIEQYTGIKRALLILAERIAAKYADYLVLLCKRDLEKAKKWKIGQESQYKIIHNAIIPEERIERGLLRKELNIPDNIKIVGNVARLDRQKNPMRFLRIAEEVVKQRDDVVFVWIGGSVVEDEYGAEVQKYLQEHESLKDKAYILSFRKDANKLMADFDVFLLTSDSEGAPLVVLEAQSLGIPVVSTDVGCVGEMIGNQNVTSDVNKLKHLLLTILEKGKFNNYVLQSYEDFVALHVDIYKGDR
- a CDS encoding glycosyltransferase family 4 protein, whose amino-acid sequence is MRKIHVWLVDKYFLPPPIPTKNRYKILLDMEHVTLLVFSSRFSEYDKTKKVETKVLQKNYKNASWVFIPTIGISRATLYISFAFLLFVIALTLLLKNKLKKPDLIIASCPDPFQSFAAFLVSKIIKVPFVVDFRDYWPELLEDKGVIKRDSISYKSLFLLTRILAKFSNGIMAAEDTYLKQYLLTRRVSIDKPIFVRDNLFLDDLDDDGETDILLPEKEEIEKILGGIERLRANKRFVLLLVGRQNIKDENIERIQKALEIINQKAGLIALSNDEKLKKLRISCKDLFIEIYDMLSRQNYVRIINNVDAMLLFVTDKRTKFSSNKAFDAICNGKPVLIGLEKAKRKSESLVEIPGVILFDLDSPEEISSSLERLSELVNDLQVKERLKSFCRSTFVYQKKTFFEFLKTVSCNADKVK
- a CDS encoding polysaccharide biosynthesis C-terminal domain-containing protein, which produces MNTSNRYIAFLLSVSVITGVVQRYNQLSIRMQKKGFAYSFLEISSKVSNVLATLFLAIFVTRSFYAVVWGQIIGNLSVLILGFAIDKQNRRFYLPSIKLINEYLKYGLPMIPSVLLYWALSSVDRIVLRRFSTFSEIGLYSAAFKVNIIFSIFTTGFLAYWKPLAFEKNEKDRNKQFFKRATSLVNFIMFFIGMFALMLKDVIVLIMDKSYRNVTYIMPFLILIPIMTIISETTVMGIYFQKKTYWHIAIASISVVLNYLGNLVLVPSLGARGAAISTGLSYVFLMVLRTYISKRIYPVEYEFGKLISGTLVTIVVAFVYTFSYYLAGFLASLIGIGVLVFLYGNEFRLVVSVLKDVRNRFAGNKVKNN
- a CDS encoding DUF2922 domain-containing protein, with amino-acid sequence MKRLFLDLVDQVEGKRRRITIQSPKEDLTSQQVSDAMDTLISLGVVPSTYTKDRAAIVETTTNEFFNLL
- a CDS encoding glycosyltransferase family 4 protein — translated: MKVLVITNLAPTKENPMSGIFVVKRLQQYAKFCVDYLAISLGFEERWDVRLLKKLLRKSSYTRLDRLLNVKFEPILIPWNLAKLLLHRTHLIDNAKLTQEYAHRIEFKLSDFQFDLIHAHGMYEIPAAEIAYFLARKHDKPFVVSLHGSDVNLLMPKRKQRYIEILESASKCIFVSNKLLETAKSFGYSGKNAVVIPNGYDPEIFKPMDKNKVRKELGIHKDNYKYVGFVGNLISIKRADKLEKIFNLIAKEIPETFFIVVGDGPLREKIKKETKGLNIIFTGRLPQKDVAKYMNAMDVMVLPSRNEGFGCVVLEAQACGTCVIGSSNGGIPEAIGFEEYVVEEGDNFEERFAQRVVEVLKKGYNAAKLIARAQEYTWRRIVEMEIDVYREVWSRKI